A single Grus americana isolate bGruAme1 chromosome 34, bGruAme1.mat, whole genome shotgun sequence DNA region contains:
- the FBXO46 gene encoding F-box only protein 46 isoform X1, which yields MEPNAFPQLQLWCPRPFGTYSQNKPCPGPGSAKKPFSCRPAEEPAGARAPSENTPPAPADATPAPPASAEEGRVLLDTWYVIKPGNTKEKVAFFVAHQCGGGGSSGGGGGGRASTMKVKGNWGSDSSKAKRRRRCHDPAKSKPSPAWATGGRDPACQHPGEASGAAGEAPDLLSVAEMVALVEQRTALALQNFPRPCGAPAAPVVFVEAASGETKAPNGSDCSRVAEAVAHFESRQREHGGARPNGLCRPGAECAAAAAASAPGHGEVRIAFRISSGREPRAGAAAAEPGAVGRPNCVFMSCGTASGGGNAGGRAKDKITCDLYQLISPSRDALPNNVEFLLAAAGPKGDGDGPDVDMGCGEGSATAVKPETGDGTGEGSSASSRDCASGFHVDVVVTGVVDQCVFFGKDSAKKMKEETVRLPVAAQEDPPPGQLFLLPVPEETPTAEDTEAGEEPSAVPDPSLCRLYRHVSHDFLEIRFKIQRLLEPRQYMLLLPEHVMVKIFSYLPTQALAALKCSCHYFKSIIETFGVQATDSRWNRDPLYRDDPCKQCKKHYEKGDVSLCRWHPKPYHHDLPYGRSYWMCCRRPDKEAPGCRVGLHDNNWVHPAARRDDGR from the coding sequence ATGGAGCCCAACGCCTtcccccagctgcagctctggtgcCCGCGGCCCTTCGGCACTTATTCCCAAAACAAACCATGCCCCGGTCCCGGCTCTGCCAAGAAACCCTTCTCCTGCCGTCCCGCCGAAGAACCCGCCGGAGCCCGGGCCCCCTCCGAAAACACGCCGCCGGCTCCCGCCGACGCGACCCCGGCTCCCCCGGCGTCGGCAGAGGAAGGTCGGGTGTTGCTGGACACGTGGTACGTCATCAAACCGGGCAACACCAAGGAGAAAGTGGCTTTCTTCGTGGCTCACCAGTGCggtggcggcggcagcagcggcggcggcggtgggggcCGCGCCAGCACCATGAAGGTAAAAGGCAACTGGGGCAGCGATAGCTCCAAAGCCAAGCGGCGCCGACGCTGCCACGACCCCGCCAAGAGCAAGCCAAGCCCGGCGTGGGCTACCGGCGGCAGGGACCCGGCTTGCCAGCATCCCGGCGAAGCGTCTGGCGCCGCCGGCGAAGCCCCCGACTTGCTGTCGGTGGCAGAGATGGTGGCTTTGGTGGAGCAGAGGACGGCGCTGGCGTTGCAGAACTTCCCCCGGCCCTGTggcgctcccgccgccccggtTGTCTTCGTGGAGGCGGCCAGCGGCGAAACCAAAGCGCCGAATGGCTCCGATTGCAGCCGGGTGGCCGAAGCCGTTGCCCACTTCGAGTCACGGCAACGGGAACACGGCGGCGCCCGACCCAACGGCTTGTGCCGCCCGGGCGCCGAatgcgcggcggcggcggcggcatcGGCGCCGGGTCACGGCGAGGTACGCATCGCCTTCCGCATCTCCAGCGGTCGCGAACCTCGCGCCGGAGCCGCCGCGGCTGAACCGGGTGCCGTCGGGCGGCCCAACTGCGTCTTTATGAGCTGCGGGACGGCGAGCGGCGGCGGTAACGCCGGCGGTCGCGCCAAGGACAAGATCACGTGTGACCTCTACCAGCTGATCAGCCCGTCCCGCGACGCGCTGCCCAACAACGTGGAGTTCCTCCTGGCCGCCGCCGGTCCCAAAGGGGATGGCGACGGCCCCGACGTGGACATGGGGTGCGGCGAGGGGTCAGCGACCGCCGTCAAGCCGGAGACGGGCGATGGAACCGGCGAGGGGTCGTCGGCGTCGTCGCGGGATTGCGCCTCGGGTTTCCACGTGGACGTGGTGGTGACGGGGGTGGTGGACCAATGTGTCTTCTTCGGCAAGGACAGCGCCAAGAAGATGAAGGAGGAGACGGTGCGGCTGCCGGTGGCGGCGCAGGAGGACCCGCCGCCGgggcagctcttcctcctgcccgtcCCCGAGGAGACGCCGACGGCGGAGGACACGGAGGCTGGCGAGGAGCCGTCGGCTGTCCCCGACCCCTCGCTTTGCCGGTTGTACCGTCACGTCTCCCACGACTTTTTGGAGATCCGCTTCAAGATCCAGCGGCTGCTGGAACCTCGGCAGTACATGCTCCTCCTGCCGGAGCACGTCATGGTGAAGATCTTCAGCTACCTGCCCACCCAAGCGCTGGCCGCCCTCAAGTGCTCCTGTCACTACTTCAAATCCATCATCGAGACCTTCGGGGTGCAGGCCACCGATTCCCGCTGGAACCGCGACCCCCTCTACCGCGACGATCCCTGCAAGCAGTGCAAGAAGCATTACGAGAAAGGGGACGTGTCCCTGTGCCGGTGGCATCCCAAACCCTACCACCACGACCTGCCTTACGGGCGATCCTACTGGATGTGCTGTCGGAGACCCGACAAGGAGGCGCCCGGTTGTAGGGTGGGCTTGCACGATAACAACTGGGTGCACCCGGCCGCCCGGCGCGACGACGGCAGGTGA
- the FBXO46 gene encoding F-box only protein 46 isoform X3 encodes MEPNAFPQLQLWCPRPFGTYSQNKPCPGPGSAKKPFSCRPAEEPAGARAPSENTPPAPADATPAPPASAEEGRVLLDTWYVIKPGNTKEKVAFFVAHQCGGGGSSGGGGGGRASTMKVKGNWGSDSSKAKRRRRCHDPAKSKPSPAWATGGRDPACQHPGEASGAAGEAPDLLSVAEMVALVEQRTALALQNFPRPCGAPAAPVVFVEAASGETKAPNGSDCSRVAEAVAHFESRQREHGGARPNGLCRPGAECAAAAAASAPGHGEVRIAFRISSGREPRAGAAAAEPGAVGRPNCVFMSCGTASGGGNAGGRAKDKITCDLYQLISPSRDALPNNVEFLLAAAGPKGDGDGPDVDMGCGEGSATAVKPETGDGTGEGSSASSRDCASGFHVDVVVTGVVDQCVFFGKDSAKKMKEETVRLPVAAQEDPPPGQLFLLPVPEETPTAEDTEAGEEPSAVPDPSLCRLYRHVSHDFLEIRFKIQRLLEPRQYMLLLPEHVMVKIFSYLPTQALAALKCSCHYFKSIIETFGVQATDSRWNRDPLYRDDPCKQCKKHYEKGDVSLCRWHPKPYHHDLPYGRSYWMCCRRPDKEAPGCRVGLHDNNWVHPAARRDDGSTSWGVWVLWGPPGTWSSTPSKRRLPTDQ; translated from the exons ATGGAGCCCAACGCCTtcccccagctgcagctctggtgcCCGCGGCCCTTCGGCACTTATTCCCAAAACAAACCATGCCCCGGTCCCGGCTCTGCCAAGAAACCCTTCTCCTGCCGTCCCGCCGAAGAACCCGCCGGAGCCCGGGCCCCCTCCGAAAACACGCCGCCGGCTCCCGCCGACGCGACCCCGGCTCCCCCGGCGTCGGCAGAGGAAGGTCGGGTGTTGCTGGACACGTGGTACGTCATCAAACCGGGCAACACCAAGGAGAAAGTGGCTTTCTTCGTGGCTCACCAGTGCggtggcggcggcagcagcggcggcggcggtgggggcCGCGCCAGCACCATGAAGGTAAAAGGCAACTGGGGCAGCGATAGCTCCAAAGCCAAGCGGCGCCGACGCTGCCACGACCCCGCCAAGAGCAAGCCAAGCCCGGCGTGGGCTACCGGCGGCAGGGACCCGGCTTGCCAGCATCCCGGCGAAGCGTCTGGCGCCGCCGGCGAAGCCCCCGACTTGCTGTCGGTGGCAGAGATGGTGGCTTTGGTGGAGCAGAGGACGGCGCTGGCGTTGCAGAACTTCCCCCGGCCCTGTggcgctcccgccgccccggtTGTCTTCGTGGAGGCGGCCAGCGGCGAAACCAAAGCGCCGAATGGCTCCGATTGCAGCCGGGTGGCCGAAGCCGTTGCCCACTTCGAGTCACGGCAACGGGAACACGGCGGCGCCCGACCCAACGGCTTGTGCCGCCCGGGCGCCGAatgcgcggcggcggcggcggcatcGGCGCCGGGTCACGGCGAGGTACGCATCGCCTTCCGCATCTCCAGCGGTCGCGAACCTCGCGCCGGAGCCGCCGCGGCTGAACCGGGTGCCGTCGGGCGGCCCAACTGCGTCTTTATGAGCTGCGGGACGGCGAGCGGCGGCGGTAACGCCGGCGGTCGCGCCAAGGACAAGATCACGTGTGACCTCTACCAGCTGATCAGCCCGTCCCGCGACGCGCTGCCCAACAACGTGGAGTTCCTCCTGGCCGCCGCCGGTCCCAAAGGGGATGGCGACGGCCCCGACGTGGACATGGGGTGCGGCGAGGGGTCAGCGACCGCCGTCAAGCCGGAGACGGGCGATGGAACCGGCGAGGGGTCGTCGGCGTCGTCGCGGGATTGCGCCTCGGGTTTCCACGTGGACGTGGTGGTGACGGGGGTGGTGGACCAATGTGTCTTCTTCGGCAAGGACAGCGCCAAGAAGATGAAGGAGGAGACGGTGCGGCTGCCGGTGGCGGCGCAGGAGGACCCGCCGCCGgggcagctcttcctcctgcccgtcCCCGAGGAGACGCCGACGGCGGAGGACACGGAGGCTGGCGAGGAGCCGTCGGCTGTCCCCGACCCCTCGCTTTGCCGGTTGTACCGTCACGTCTCCCACGACTTTTTGGAGATCCGCTTCAAGATCCAGCGGCTGCTGGAACCTCGGCAGTACATGCTCCTCCTGCCGGAGCACGTCATGGTGAAGATCTTCAGCTACCTGCCCACCCAAGCGCTGGCCGCCCTCAAGTGCTCCTGTCACTACTTCAAATCCATCATCGAGACCTTCGGGGTGCAGGCCACCGATTCCCGCTGGAACCGCGACCCCCTCTACCGCGACGATCCCTGCAAGCAGTGCAAGAAGCATTACGAGAAAGGGGACGTGTCCCTGTGCCGGTGGCATCCCAAACCCTACCACCACGACCTGCCTTACGGGCGATCCTACTGGATGTGCTGTCGGAGACCCGACAAGGAGGCGCCCGGTTGTAGGGTGGGCTTGCACGATAACAACTGGGTGCACCCGGCCGCCCGGCGCGACGACGGCAG CACATCATGGGGCGTTTGGGTGCTCTGGGGGCCGCCTGGCACCTGGAGCTCGACGCCTTCCAAGCGGCGACTCCCCACGGACCAGTGA